The following is a genomic window from Moorella sp. Hama-1.
GTCTTTACCGCCGACATAGGGTTGGAGTTGGCCGTGGAAACGAAAGAGGATGGTCTCCGGTACTTTAAACCAGCACTCCCCCGTGGCCATGGCGGCGGCGAGATCCGTGGAGCCGACGCCGGTGGCGAAGGCCCCTAGCGCCCCGTAGGTGCAGGTGTGGGAGTCGGCGCCGATGACCAGGTCCCCGGGGCCCACCAGGCCGGCCTCAGGCAGCAGGCAGTGCTCGATGCCCATGCGGCCGATCTCGAAGTAGTTGGTGAGGCCCTGTTCCCGGGCGAACTCCCGTAAGACTTTGGCCTGCTCGGCGGATTTGATGTCCTTGGCCGGGGTGAAGTGGTCCGGCACCAGGACCACCCGCTCCGGGTCGAAGACCTTCTGGACGCCGAGTTTTTTAAACTCCTGGATGGCCAGGGGGGCGGTGATGTCGTTCCCCAGGGACAGGTCCACCCGGGCGTTGATGAGCTGGCCGGGCTCCACCGCCTCTAATCCGGCGTGGGCGGCCAGGATCTTTTCCGTTATGGTCATGCCCATATGGCGTTATCCCCTCTTCCCATTATAGTTGGCTTGAAGATTGGACAGCAATATTCTCTTCCCCCACCTCGTAAACCACCTTATTAATGGCGTTCAGGTAGGCGCGGGCGCTGGCTTCCAGGACGTCGGTGCTGATACCGCGGCCGATAAAGACCCGGTTGGCATACTCGATCTTTACCGTTACCTCACCGACGGCGTCCTTGCCACCGGTAACGGCATTGAGGTTATAAGATTTAAGGCAGACCGGGATCCTGGTCAGCTTATCGATGGCCTTGAAAGCGGCGTCCACCGGGCCTTCGCCGCAGGCGGCCTCTTCTTTTAATTCTTCGCCCACCCGGATGCCGATGGTGGCTGTAGGTACCACCCGGTTGCCGGTGGAGATGTGAATGTGTTCCAGGACGAATTTCTCCGGGATGTGCTTGACTTCGTGCTCGACAATGGCCTCCAGGTCGCGGTCGCTGATCTCCTTCTTGCGGTCGGCCAGTTCTTTAAAGCGGGCGAAGGCCTTATCCAGTTCAGCCTCGGTTAGTTTAAAGCCCAGTTCCTCCAGGCGGCTGCGCAGGGCATGGCGGCCGGAGTGTTTGCCCAGGAAGATATTATCCTGGACCAGGCCGATCAGGGCCGGGTTCATAATCTCATAGGTGGTCCGTTCCTTCAGGACGCCGTCCTGGTGGATCCCGGCCTCATGGGTGAAGGCGTTTTTACCGACAATGGCCTTGTTGTACTGGACGGGCATACCGGTGAGGCTGCTGACCAGTTTGCTGGTACGGTAGATCTCCTCGGTGACGATGCCCGTCCGGCAACCGTAGTAATCCCTCCGGGTGTACAGGGCCATAATAAGCTCCTCCAAGGCGGTGTTGCCGGCCCGTTCACCGATGCCGTTGATGGCCCCTTCCACCTGTAAGGCGCCGTTCTCGATGGCCGCCAGGGAATTGGCCACCGCCATTCCCAGGTCGTTATGGCAGTGAACGCTGATCTGCACCTGATCAATACCCGCCACCCGCTGCCGGATCTGGCTGATCAGGCGGCCGAACTCCGCCGGGGTGGCGTAGCCCACGGTGTCCGGGATGTTGAGGACGGTAGCACCAGCCTCAACAGCTGCAGTCAGCACTTGGCAGAGGAAGTCCAGGTCGCTCCGGGAGGCGTCCTCCGGCGAAAACTCGATATCATGGCAGTAGCTTTTGGCCCGGGCCACGCCCCGCCGGACGGCCGCCAGGACCTCTTCCCTGGTCATGCGCAGTTTATATTGCAAGTGAATATCCGAGGTAGCAATAAAAACATGGATCCGCGGCCGTTTAGCCTCCTGCAGGGCCTCCCAGGCGCGGTCGATATCCCGGTCGTTGATCCGGGCCAGGCCGGCAATGACCGCTCCCTCGACTTCCCGGGCCACAGCCCGGACGGCTTCAAAATCCCCGGGGGAGGCGATGGGAAAACCGGCTTCAATGACATCGACCCCCAGCCGGGCCAACTGGCGGGCGATCTCCAGCTTCTCCTGGATGTTCAGGCTTACCCCCGGCGACTGTTCGCCGTCGCGCAGGGTGGTATCGAAAATATAAATCCGCTTCTTGCTATCTGCCAAGGTATCAACCCTCTTTCGCCAATAATCTGCACCGTAGCGTGGTGATCGGGAGCCACCCTTGCTTATTCCGGTAGCAACATCTCATCCAGGCCGGCCCCCTCCGGGACCATAGGGTAAACCATCTCCTCCGGACTGATGACGCACTCGATGAGGGTCAGCCGGTCGTTACCCATGGCCCGGGCCAGGACGGGCACTACTTCTTCCTGCCTGGTAATGCGCAGGCCCTCGGCGCCGTAGCACTCCGCCAGGCGGACAAAATCGGGGTTACCGGTAAACTCGATGGCTGTATACTGGCGGTCATAATAGAAGTGCTGGAGCTGGCGCACCATGGCCAGGCTCTGGTTATTGAAAAGCAGGATTTTCAAGGGTAAACCCTGCTCCATGGCCGTACCCAGTTCGGCCATGCTCATCTGGAAGCTGCCGTCGCCGGTGATCAGCCACACCTGTTTATCCCGCCGGGCCAGGGCGGCGCCGGCAGCCGCCGGCAGGCCGTAGCCCATGGTACCCAGGCCACAGGAGGAAACGAAACTGCGAGGTTCGGTATAACCATAATAAAGGGCGGCCCACATCTGGTGCTGGCCGACGTCGGTGGCGATAATAGCCTGGCCGCGGGTCATTTCCCCCAGGCGTTCCATAACCCACTGGGGCCGCACCTCGCCGCCCCGGCCATAGGTCAGAGGATAGAGATTCCGCAGCTCTTTAATCCGTTGTAGCCAGGGGCCGTGGCTGGCCGGTGCCACCAGAGGCAGGAGTTCCTGCAAAATGCAGCTGATGTCCCCCACCAGGGGCAGATCCACCCGCACGTTTTTGCCGATCTCCGCCGGGTCAATATCCAGGTGGGCAATCCGGGCCCGGGGGGCAAACTTCTCCAGGGCCCCCGTCACCCGGTCGTCAAAGCGCACCCCCAGCCCCACCAGGAGGTCGCACTCCATGAGGGCATGATTGGCGCAGGGCTTGCCGTGGAGGCCCACCATGCCCAGGGCCAGGGGGTTATCCTCGGGGAAGGCTCCCAGGCCGGTGAGGGAGGTGACGACCGGCACCTGGAGTTTTTCTGCCAGCTGGCGCAAATAATCCTCGGCCCGGGAAGCCAGGACCCCACCGCCGGCGAAGATAAGCGGCCGTTCCGCCTCGCCCAGGAGTCGCGCCAGGGCGCGTAGCTGGCCCGGATGGCCCTGGTAGGTAGGTTTATACCCGCGCAGCTCCACCCTCTCCGGCAGCGATGCCCGGCAGAGGGCTAGGGCCACATCCTTGGGTATATCGATCAGTACCGGCCCGGGCCGGCCGGTACTGGCGATATAAAAGGCTTCTTTGGCAATACGGGGTAATTCCTCGACGTCCTTGACCAGGTAGTTATGCTTGGTAATGGGAATGGTGATGCCGGTGATATCGGTCTCCTGGAAGGCGTCGCTGCCCACCATCCGCGTCGGTACCTGACCGGTAAAGATGACCACCGGCACGGAGTCCATA
Proteins encoded in this region:
- a CDS encoding 2-isopropylmalate synthase → MADSKKRIYIFDTTLRDGEQSPGVSLNIQEKLEIARQLARLGVDVIEAGFPIASPGDFEAVRAVAREVEGAVIAGLARINDRDIDRAWEALQEAKRPRIHVFIATSDIHLQYKLRMTREEVLAAVRRGVARAKSYCHDIEFSPEDASRSDLDFLCQVLTAAVEAGATVLNIPDTVGYATPAEFGRLISQIRQRVAGIDQVQISVHCHNDLGMAVANSLAAIENGALQVEGAINGIGERAGNTALEELIMALYTRRDYYGCRTGIVTEEIYRTSKLVSSLTGMPVQYNKAIVGKNAFTHEAGIHQDGVLKERTTYEIMNPALIGLVQDNIFLGKHSGRHALRSRLEELGFKLTEAELDKAFARFKELADRKKEISDRDLEAIVEHEVKHIPEKFVLEHIHISTGNRVVPTATIGIRVGEELKEEAACGEGPVDAAFKAIDKLTRIPVCLKSYNLNAVTGGKDAVGEVTVKIEYANRVFIGRGISTDVLEASARAYLNAINKVVYEVGEENIAVQSSSQL
- the ilvB gene encoding biosynthetic-type acetolactate synthase large subunit, which produces MTLGSKERTGARAVMEVLLAEGVELVFGYPGGAVLPLYDELARTPIRHVLVRQEQNAVHAASGYARTSGKTGVCLATSGPGATNLVTGIASAYMDSVPVVIFTGQVPTRMVGSDAFQETDITGITIPITKHNYLVKDVEELPRIAKEAFYIASTGRPGPVLIDIPKDVALALCRASLPERVELRGYKPTYQGHPGQLRALARLLGEAERPLIFAGGGVLASRAEDYLRQLAEKLQVPVVTSLTGLGAFPEDNPLALGMVGLHGKPCANHALMECDLLVGLGVRFDDRVTGALEKFAPRARIAHLDIDPAEIGKNVRVDLPLVGDISCILQELLPLVAPASHGPWLQRIKELRNLYPLTYGRGGEVRPQWVMERLGEMTRGQAIIATDVGQHQMWAALYYGYTEPRSFVSSCGLGTMGYGLPAAAGAALARRDKQVWLITGDGSFQMSMAELGTAMEQGLPLKILLFNNQSLAMVRQLQHFYYDRQYTAIEFTGNPDFVRLAECYGAEGLRITRQEEVVPVLARAMGNDRLTLIECVISPEEMVYPMVPEGAGLDEMLLPE